One genomic segment of Ricinus communis isolate WT05 ecotype wild-type chromosome 3, ASM1957865v1, whole genome shotgun sequence includes these proteins:
- the LOC8274172 gene encoding phospholipid hydroperoxide glutathione peroxidase 1, chloroplastic isoform X2: MASVPLSSPFQSLTHFKINPNSVYSSPSMAFFVPSVKSSLGSSKSAFLQHGFSLQLATSSGFFSKARSFCVSARAATEKSIHEYTVKDIDGKDVPLSKFKGKALLIVNVASKCGLTSSNYTELSHLYEKYKTQGFEILAFPCNQFGGQEPGSNPEIKNFACTRYKAEFPIFDKVDVNGPNTAPVYQFLKSSAGGFLGDLIKWNFEKFLVDKNGKVVERYPPTTSPFQIEDAGRIRH; encoded by the exons ATGGCTTCTGTCCCCCTCTCTTCGCCTTTTCAGAGTTTAACCCACTTCAAAATTAATCCCAATTCTGTTTATTCCTCTCCTTCCATGGCTTTCTTTGTTCCATCAGTCAAATCCTCACTCGGGTCCTCTAAATCAGCTTTTTTACAACATGGGTTCTCTTTGCAATTGGCAACTTCTTCTGGGTTCTTCTCAAAGGCTCGATCTTTTTGTGTTTCTGCAAGAGCAGCTACTGAGAAATCTATCCATGAGTACACTGTAAAG GACATTGATGGGAAAGACGTACCGCTCAGCAAATTTAAAGGGAAAGCTTTATTGATTGTCAATGTTGCTTCAAAAtg TGGTTTGACATCCTCAAATTACACAGAACTCTCACATCTTTATGAGAAGTACAAGACTCAAG GATTTGAAATTCTAGCTTTCCCTTGCAATCAATTTGGAGGGCAAGAGCCCGGGTCAAATCCTGAGATAAAAAATTTTGCTTGTACCAGATACAAAGCAGAATTTCCGATATTCGATAAG GTGGATGTGAATGGACCAAATACAGCTCCAGTTTATCAATTTCTCAAGTCAAGTGCTGGAGGATTTTTAGGTGACCTGATCAAATGGAACTTTGAGAAGTTCTTGGTGGACAAGAATGGTAAGGTCGTGGAGAGATATCCACCGACAACATCGCCTTTCCaaatagag GATGCAGGTAGAATCAGACACTGA
- the LOC8274172 gene encoding phospholipid hydroperoxide glutathione peroxidase 1, chloroplastic isoform X1, translated as MASVPLSSPFQSLTHFKINPNSVYSSPSMAFFVPSVKSSLGSSKSAFLQHGFSLQLATSSGFFSKARSFCVSARAATEKSIHEYTVKDIDGKDVPLSKFKGKALLIVNVASKCGLTSSNYTELSHLYEKYKTQGFEILAFPCNQFGGQEPGSNPEIKNFACTRYKAEFPIFDKVDVNGPNTAPVYQFLKSSAGGFLGDLIKWNFEKFLVDKNGKVVERYPPTTSPFQIEKDIQKLVAA; from the exons ATGGCTTCTGTCCCCCTCTCTTCGCCTTTTCAGAGTTTAACCCACTTCAAAATTAATCCCAATTCTGTTTATTCCTCTCCTTCCATGGCTTTCTTTGTTCCATCAGTCAAATCCTCACTCGGGTCCTCTAAATCAGCTTTTTTACAACATGGGTTCTCTTTGCAATTGGCAACTTCTTCTGGGTTCTTCTCAAAGGCTCGATCTTTTTGTGTTTCTGCAAGAGCAGCTACTGAGAAATCTATCCATGAGTACACTGTAAAG GACATTGATGGGAAAGACGTACCGCTCAGCAAATTTAAAGGGAAAGCTTTATTGATTGTCAATGTTGCTTCAAAAtg TGGTTTGACATCCTCAAATTACACAGAACTCTCACATCTTTATGAGAAGTACAAGACTCAAG GATTTGAAATTCTAGCTTTCCCTTGCAATCAATTTGGAGGGCAAGAGCCCGGGTCAAATCCTGAGATAAAAAATTTTGCTTGTACCAGATACAAAGCAGAATTTCCGATATTCGATAAG GTGGATGTGAATGGACCAAATACAGCTCCAGTTTATCAATTTCTCAAGTCAAGTGCTGGAGGATTTTTAGGTGACCTGATCAAATGGAACTTTGAGAAGTTCTTGGTGGACAAGAATGGTAAGGTCGTGGAGAGATATCCACCGACAACATCGCCTTTCCaaatagag AAGGACATTCAGAAGCTTGTTGCGGCATAA
- the LOC8274173 gene encoding pentatricopeptide repeat-containing protein At2g45350, chloroplastic — protein sequence MPLLACNYFLPSSEVKKWNEIIRKQMHMGNGAQAILTYLKVQELGFHADNYTFPILLKAAGRICASKIGFALHGQTIKTGFCAHAFVQTALVNMYGNLHCIGDAFKVFEIMPVKDLIAWNSMLDAYASNAQMDYASNLFNSMPLKDISSFNIMISGYSTRGEAMLARSIFDSMEVRDFVSWNSMISAYIRAGDMEKGLALFREMPVKNTVTWNTMITGCLQSEHFGMVLDLFEEMKTANYIPDYLTVTSVLSTCGHLGSLGTGIKIHIYAIDNGLVSSPHVTTALIDMYSKCGSIEQGLHVFCKSQVKDIYCWNALISALALHGHGYAALKVFGKMRKNHIQPDDITFIGIINACSHSGLVQEGCQLFVSMQEDFGISPKLEHYGCMVNLLGRSGHLALALQVIETMPFEPGESILGALLSACIIYQDLETGERVIELVCSKAHYLSDGELMMFSNLYASCGNWEEANRWREMMNSTGIVKTAGYSVIEVSGRFQKFLAGEVGKSLT from the coding sequence ATGCCACTTTTAGCCTGCAACTACTTCTTGCCTTCCTCAGAAGTTAAGAAATGGAATGAGATTATCAGGAAGCAAATGCATATGGGTAATGGCGCACAAGCTATTTTGACTTATTTGAAAGTTCAAGAACTTGGCTTTCATGCTGATAACTATACATTTCCTATTTTACTCAAAGCAGCTGGGAGGATTTGTGCCTCTAAAATTGGGTTTGCTCTTCATGGCCAGACCATAAAGACTGGTTTTTGTGCCCATGCTTTTGTCCAAACTGCTCTGGTTAACATGTACGGAAATCTTCATTGCATTGGTGATGCTTTTAAAGTGTTTGAGATTATGCCTGTGAAAGACTTGATTGCTTGGAATTCTATGTTAGACGCATATGCTTCTAATGCCCAGATGGATTATGCTTCTAATTTGTTCAATTCGATGCCTTTAAAGGACATCtcatcttttaatattatgatttctGGGTATTCAACCAGAGGAGAAGCAATGCTGGCTAGGAGTATCTTTGATTCAATGGAAGTGAGAGATTTTGTTTCTTGGAACTCAATGATATCAGCGTATATCAGAGCTGGAGATATGGAGAAGGGTCTTGCATTGTTTAGAGAAATGCCAGTAAAAAATACTGTTACTTGGAATACCATGATAACAGGATGTTTACAAAGTGAACATTTTGGTatggttcttgatttgttCGAAGAAATGAAGACCGCAAATTACATACCTGATTATCTTACAGTGACTAGTGTTTTATCTACCTGTGGCCATTTGGGATCATTGGGAACAGGAattaaaatccatatatatGCTATTGATAATGGGCTTGTATCAAGTCCCCATGTCACAACAGCTTTAATTGATATGTATTCTAAATGTGGAAGCATAGAACAAGGTTTACATGTGTTTTGTAAATCCCAAGTTAAAGATATCTATTGCTGGAACGCCTTGATCTCTGCGCTTGCACTTCATGGTCATGGCTATGCTGCTCTCAAAGTATTTGGGAAGATGAGGAAAAACCATATACAACCTGATGATATTACCTTCATTGGTATAATTAATGCTTGCAGCCATTCAGGTTTGGTGCAAGAGGGCTGTCAATTGTTTGTATCCATGCAAGAGGACTTTGGAATATCCCCCAAGTTGGAGCACTATGGATGCATGGTTAACCTTCTTGGCAGGAGTGGGCATCTTGCTCTTGCACTTCAGGTAATTGAAACTATGCCATTTGAACCAGGAGAATCCATCCTAGGTGCTTTGCTTAGTGCCTGTATAATTTATCAGGATCTTGAGACTGGTGAAAGAGTGATAGAGCTAGTTTGTTCCAAAGCTCATTACCTTAGTGATGGTGAGCTGATGATGTTCTCAAACTTGTATGCATCGTGTGGTAATTGGGAAGAAGCAAACAGATGGAGGGAGATGATGAACAGCACAGGCATTGTTAAAACTGCTGGATACAGTGTAATTGAAGTGAGTGGAAGATTCCAAAAGTTCTTGGCTGGTGAAGTGGGCAAAAGTTTAACATAA
- the LOC8274172 gene encoding phospholipid hydroperoxide glutathione peroxidase 1, chloroplastic isoform X3: MASVPLSSPFQSLTHFKINPNSVYSSPSMAFFVPSVKSSLGSSKSAFLQHGFSLQLATSSGFFSKARSFCVSARAATEKSIHEYTVKDIDGKDVPLSKFKGKALLIVNVASKCGLTSSNYTELSHLYEKYKTQGFEILAFPCNQFGGQEPGSNPEIKNFACTRYKAEFPIFDKVDVNGPNTAPVYQFLKSSAGGFLGDLIKWNFEKFLVDKNGKVVERYPPTTSPFQIEVESDTDE; encoded by the exons ATGGCTTCTGTCCCCCTCTCTTCGCCTTTTCAGAGTTTAACCCACTTCAAAATTAATCCCAATTCTGTTTATTCCTCTCCTTCCATGGCTTTCTTTGTTCCATCAGTCAAATCCTCACTCGGGTCCTCTAAATCAGCTTTTTTACAACATGGGTTCTCTTTGCAATTGGCAACTTCTTCTGGGTTCTTCTCAAAGGCTCGATCTTTTTGTGTTTCTGCAAGAGCAGCTACTGAGAAATCTATCCATGAGTACACTGTAAAG GACATTGATGGGAAAGACGTACCGCTCAGCAAATTTAAAGGGAAAGCTTTATTGATTGTCAATGTTGCTTCAAAAtg TGGTTTGACATCCTCAAATTACACAGAACTCTCACATCTTTATGAGAAGTACAAGACTCAAG GATTTGAAATTCTAGCTTTCCCTTGCAATCAATTTGGAGGGCAAGAGCCCGGGTCAAATCCTGAGATAAAAAATTTTGCTTGTACCAGATACAAAGCAGAATTTCCGATATTCGATAAG GTGGATGTGAATGGACCAAATACAGCTCCAGTTTATCAATTTCTCAAGTCAAGTGCTGGAGGATTTTTAGGTGACCTGATCAAATGGAACTTTGAGAAGTTCTTGGTGGACAAGAATGGTAAGGTCGTGGAGAGATATCCACCGACAACATCGCCTTTCCaaatagag GTAGAATCAGACACTGATGAATAG